The genomic interval GCCGGCGTGCGGACGGGCCAGCGCGTGTCGCCGACCGAGTCGCGGTCCAGCGAAGCGATGGCGATGCTGTCGGACGCCGAGCGGCCACGGATGACCGGCGGACGCGGGCGGGGGCGCGGGCGTGGCGTGGAATCCGCGCGCGCCGGTGCGGCCTGAGGGCGGGTCGCCGTTCCACCCTGCTGCTGCGCGGCAAGCGGGATTGCAGTGGCCACGCCCAGGGCGAGGATCGACGCACATCGGCGCACGTCGGCACGAACCTTCAGGAACGGAAGCAGGGTCACGGCAATCGGCAGGGCTGGGGTGGCAGGTCGGAAGCCACAAGCCTAATGCTGCCTTGGAAAGCACTCCAGCGCAGGTCGCCAGCGCCGCGCCCTCTGCCCCCCGCGTGACTCTGTCCCCTTTCCCCCCATCCGACTCAGACCCCTTTGCACGAAAACGCTACGCCAGCCCCGCCGCCTCCGGTCCGCGCGCCGGCGGCGCAGCCAGCAGCATCTCCACGGCTTCCGCATCCGTGAACAGCCGCGACCGCGTCAGGAACCGCACCCCTTCCGGCGCCTCCAGCGAAAACCCGGCACCTCGACCCGGCACCACGTCGATCGTCAGCCGGGTGTGCTGCCAGTACTCGAACTGCGCGGCACCGATGTACACCGGCGTCGCCCCGTGGATGAAGCCCAGCAGCACGTCGCGTGCCCCGATCCGGAACTCGCCGCGCTGGTAGCACATCGGCGCGCTCCCATCACAGCACCCGCCCGACTGGTGAAACAGCACCGGCCCGTGCTGCGCCACCAGCCGGTCGATCATCACCGCCGCCTCCGGCGTGCAGTCCACCCGCTCCACCATTCGAACTCCTCCATCATCCTGAGACCGCAACGGCCTTGACGCAAAGGGCGCAAGAAGAATACTGCAAGATCGCGACGAAGGACTGGAATGGGCTCTCCAGCGGCGGCATCACCTCGATGCCTTTCCCAGGCGCTGTTGTCTGCGTTCGTGCAGTACCCCTGTGCGCCCTTTGCGTCAGGGCAGTTCACGTGTAGGAACCGGCGGGGCTCAGAAGAACCCGAGCGCCTTCGGGCTGTAGCTCACGAGCATGTTCTTCGTCTGCTGGTAGTGGTTCAGCATCTTCAGGTGGTTCTCGCGGCCGATGCCGCTCTGCTTGTAGCCGCCGAACGCTGCGTGCGCCGGGTAGGCATGGTAGCAGTTCGTCCAGACGCGACCGGCCTGGATGTGCCGGCCGAAGCGGTAGGCCGTGTTGATGTTGCGCGTCCAGACACCGGCCCCCAGGCCGTAGAGCGTGTCGTTCGCGATGTGCAGCGCATCCGCCTCGTCCTTGAACTTCGTCACCGAGACGACCGGGCCGAAGATCTCCTCCTGGAACACGCGCATGCTGTTGTTGCCCTCGAAGATCGTCGGCTTCACGTAGTACCCGTTTGCCGTCTCACCGTCCTGGTGGAAGCGCTCGCCACCCAGGCGCACCGTCGCCCCCTCGGCGCGGCCGATGTCGAAGTAGCTGAGGATCTTCTCCAGCTGGTCGTTCGACGCCTGCGCGCCCACCTGCGTGGCCAGGTCCAGCGGGTGGCCGAGCTTGAACGCCGCCACGCGCGCCGTCGCCCGCTCCATGAACGCATCGTAGATCGACTCCTGCACCAGCGCCCGCGACGGACAGGTGCACACCTCGCCCTGGTTCAGCGCGAACATGCCGAACCCCTCGAGTGCCTTGTCGAAGAAGTCGTCGTCCGCGTCCATCACGTCGGCGAAGAAGATGTTCGGGCTCTTGCCGCCCAGCTCCAGCGTCACCGGGATCAGGTTCTCCGAGGCGTACTGCATGATCAGCCGGCCGGTGGTCGTCTCGCCGGTGAACGCGATCTTCGCGATGCGGTTGCTGCTCGCCAGCGGCTTGCCGGCCTCGATGCCGAAGCCCTGCACGATGTTCACCACACCCGGCGGCAGCAGGTCGGCCACCAGCTCCATGAACGCCATGATGCTCACCGGCGTCTGCTCGGCCGGCTTCATCACCACGCAGTTCCCGGCCGCCAGCGCCGGTGCCAGCTTCCACGTGGCCATCAGCAGCGGGAAGTTCCACGGGATGATCTGCCCGACCACGCCGAGCGGCTCGTTGAAGTGGTACGCCACCGTGTCGTCGTCGAGCTGCGACAGGCTCCCCTCCTGCGCGCGGATGCAGCCGGCGAAGTAGCGGAAGTGGTCGATCACCAGCGGCAGGTCGGCGGCCATCGTCTCGCGGATCGGCTTGCCGTTGTCGATCGTCTCGATCACGGCCAGCGCCTCGAGGTTCGCCTCGACACGGTCCGCGATCTTGTTCAGGATCACCGACCGTTCCGCCGCCGACGTGCGACCCCACGTCTTGAACGCGGCGTGTGCGGCATCCAGCGCGCGCTCGATGTCCGGCGCCGTGCCACGCGCGACGTCACACAGGTGCTGGCCGGTGACCGGGCTGGGATTCGAGAAGTACTGCCCGTTCGCCGGCGGCGCATAGGCACCATTGATCCAGTTCTCGTACCGCGACCGGATCGGGATCGTCATCCGAAGCCGGGATGCTGCACTGGGGACGGTCGCAATGCCGTCCTGTTCGAGGGTTGCTGACATCGTGTGCTCCTGCGCGTGACAGTCGCACCGCCACGTCCGCGGTGCTGGACGCTGCTCACCGGTGAGCAGTTGTACGACCGTTACGGTACACGCGGGACCGGCATCCGCCAGAGAGCACACCAGCGCACTCGGCCGGATCACGCCACCACGAGTGAGCCGGTCGACTGCAGCGCCGTCACAGCACCGACATCCAACGCCATTTCTGGCATGTTCTTGCTATGGCAGCACCCCGAGTGCATCCAACCAGCACGCGCGCAGGCCGGAGGCCCCGGCTGCGCTCGGCTCGTGCGGGCTTCGTCGCCAGAACCACCGCTCCCCCTCCGGCGCCGTCATGCCGTGCCCCTGGAACGCGGCGTGTGCCTCCGCCACGATCGTCCCGCCGAGCCGCGCGGCGCGCTCGCGCAACTGCGCGTTGAACTGCAGCAGCGCGGCCGGCGGCACCGCATCGCCATCGCGCGCATCAGCAAACGTGCCAAGCCCGTCGGTCGGGTCAGGCAGCGTCGTCAGCACCAGCGTGAGGTCGTCGAAGCGTGCATGCAGCAACTCCGCGATCGCCAGCACGCCGCTGACCGCATCCCGCACGATCGCATCGCGGCGCGCCGGTGCGGGCTTCGTCGCGACGGCGCTGAGCAGGTCGATCGCCCCTGCCGTGAGCGTCACCAGGGTCGGCGACCCATCTCCCTCGAGCGTCAGCACCTGCTCGTCGAAGATGTCGCCGATGCTCGCGCCGTCCGTCGCCAGCCGCACGATCCCGGAACACCCGGTGAGCGACTGCAGGTCCAGGCCGAGGAAGTCCGGCCAGCGCTCGTCGTCATTGCTGAACAGCAGCGAACTCGCGCCCACCGGCGGCACGTCACCGCTGCGCGCGTCGCGCTCCAGCGCCACGCTCACGTCGGCCACCTTCAGGTCCAGCGCCGGCGTCAGGTCCGCCGAGAGGCCGTCGCCAAGCGAGATGTATCGCGCGAACTCGCGCCCAACGTGCCGGCTCACCCGATCGTCGCCGGGTCGATGCCCCGCGTCAGGAAGATGCGCGCCACCGCCTCGCCGATCTTGTTGTTCGGCGTGCTCGCGCCGGCCGTGATTCCCACCCGCACCGGCCCGCTCGCAGGCATCCAGCCGGCGCGCGTCGCCTCCTCGAAGTGCAGCCCGATGGGCCGGTAACGCACGACACCCGTCCCGGGATCGATGCCCTCGGCGTCCTCCACGTGGTACGTCGTCACCTTGTCGGCACAGATCGCCGCCAGCGACATCGTGTTGCTGGAGTTGTAGCCGCCCACCACCAGCATCACGTCCAGTGGCTCCTGCAACAGCTCGTCCACCGCATCCTGCCGGTCCTGCGTCGCCGAGCAGATCGTGTCGAAGGTGCGGAAGTTCGCCTCGCGAAAGGCCGCGCCGTGCGCCCGCGCCATCGCCTGGCCCACCTCCTCGCCGATCGCCAGCGACTCACGCGCGAGCATCGTCGTCTGGTTCGCGACGCCGATGCGGTGCAGGTGCAGGTCCGGATCGAAGCCGGGCGACGCCCGGTCGGCCGCGAAGGTGGCCAGGAATGCCTCCCGGTCCCACCGCCCCTCGATGTAGTCGCACACGAGGCGCGCCTCGGCCATGTCACGCACCACCAGGTAGCGCCCCTCGGGGAACTTCTGCACCTGGGAGGCGGTCGCCCGCGTCTCCTCGTGGTAGTGCTTCCCATGGATCAGCGACGTGAAGCCATCCCGTGCATAGCGCTCCACGCGCTTCCAGACGTTCAGCACCGAGCCGCAGGTGGTGTCCACCATGATGCACCCCAGCGCCCGCAGCGTCTCGAAGTCCTGGATCGTCACGCCGAATGCCGGCAGGATCACCACGTCATCCGGCTGCACCAGGTCGTAGTCGAAGCCGGTGCCCTTCGCCTGCAGGAACGTGATGTCCATCTCCCGCAGCTTGTGGTTCACGTGCGGGTTGTGGATGATCTCGCCGGCGAGGAACACCTTCCGGTCCGGGAACTTGCGCCGCGTCTGGTACGCGTACTCCACGGCGCGCTCCACGCCGTAGCAGAAGCCGAACTCCTTCGCCAGCCGCACCGTCACGTTGCCCGCCGTGAGTGTGTACTCGCTGGCGCGCAGCAGGTCCACCAGGCGGCCGGTGTAGTCGTCGGCGAGGGTGTCCTGCACATCGGCCTTGAGCCCGAAGCCCTTCCGGTAATACGTCTCTTCGTCGGTGGATGACATGGCCGGAATCTACCAGCCCCGCCCACCGCCCACCGCCCACCGCCTGCCCGCGCCCCGGGGCGACCGTCGCACGGGGTGAGCCACGCGAGCGCCACGTGGCGACCTGCGCCGGCGGCCGATACAGTTCCGCCGACCTCCAACGCCCAGCGATGATCCACCGCCGACCGGCGCCACTGCACTTCCGCCTCGCCGCACTGCTGCTCGCGGGGCTGCTCCCGAGCGCCGCCTCCGCCCAGTCCGCAGCCGACACGACCGCCCGGCCCCCGGCCGACGC from Gemmatimonadaceae bacterium carries:
- a CDS encoding DUF779 domain-containing protein, with protein sequence MERVDCTPEAAVMIDRLVAQHGPVLFHQSGGCCDGSAPMCYQRGEFRIGARDVLLGFIHGATPVYIGAAQFEYWQHTRLTIDVVPGRGAGFSLEAPEGVRFLTRSRLFTDAEAVEMLLAAPPARGPEAAGLA
- a CDS encoding aldehyde dehydrogenase, with product MSATLEQDGIATVPSAASRLRMTIPIRSRYENWINGAYAPPANGQYFSNPSPVTGQHLCDVARGTAPDIERALDAAHAAFKTWGRTSAAERSVILNKIADRVEANLEALAVIETIDNGKPIRETMAADLPLVIDHFRYFAGCIRAQEGSLSQLDDDTVAYHFNEPLGVVGQIIPWNFPLLMATWKLAPALAAGNCVVMKPAEQTPVSIMAFMELVADLLPPGVVNIVQGFGIEAGKPLASSNRIAKIAFTGETTTGRLIMQYASENLIPVTLELGGKSPNIFFADVMDADDDFFDKALEGFGMFALNQGEVCTCPSRALVQESIYDAFMERATARVAAFKLGHPLDLATQVGAQASNDQLEKILSYFDIGRAEGATVRLGGERFHQDGETANGYYVKPTIFEGNNSMRVFQEEIFGPVVSVTKFKDEADALHIANDTLYGLGAGVWTRNINTAYRFGRHIQAGRVWTNCYHAYPAHAAFGGYKQSGIGRENHLKMLNHYQQTKNMLVSYSPKALGFF
- a CDS encoding SGNH/GDSL hydrolase family protein — protein: MSRHVGREFARYISLGDGLSADLTPALDLKVADVSVALERDARSGDVPPVGASSLLFSNDDERWPDFLGLDLQSLTGCSGIVRLATDGASIGDIFDEQVLTLEGDGSPTLVTLTAGAIDLLSAVATKPAPARRDAIVRDAVSGVLAIAELLHARFDDLTLVLTTLPDPTDGLGTFADARDGDAVPPAALLQFNAQLRERAARLGGTIVAEAHAAFQGHGMTAPEGERWFWRRSPHEPSAAGASGLRACWLDALGVLP
- a CDS encoding 4-hydroxy-3-methylbut-2-enyl diphosphate reductase, which gives rise to MSSTDEETYYRKGFGLKADVQDTLADDYTGRLVDLLRASEYTLTAGNVTVRLAKEFGFCYGVERAVEYAYQTRRKFPDRKVFLAGEIIHNPHVNHKLREMDITFLQAKGTGFDYDLVQPDDVVILPAFGVTIQDFETLRALGCIMVDTTCGSVLNVWKRVERYARDGFTSLIHGKHYHEETRATASQVQKFPEGRYLVVRDMAEARLVCDYIEGRWDREAFLATFAADRASPGFDPDLHLHRIGVANQTTMLARESLAIGEEVGQAMARAHGAAFREANFRTFDTICSATQDRQDAVDELLQEPLDVMLVVGGYNSSNTMSLAAICADKVTTYHVEDAEGIDPGTGVVRYRPIGLHFEEATRAGWMPASGPVRVGITAGASTPNNKIGEAVARIFLTRGIDPATIG